DNA from Alkalibacter saccharofermentans DSM 14828:
CCTCCAGGCCTTCCTTTTTGATGAAATCATCCGGGTCTTCTCCCAAGGGCAATCTCAGTACCTTAATCGTCAGATCTAGTCCTTCCAGCACCTGTATGCCCCTTACCATAGCTCTTTGTCCGGCTTCATCTCCGTCATAGCACAATACGACCTCGTCCACATACCTTTTTATCAGTCTTCCCTGTCCTTTTGTCAATGCCGTACCTAATGAAGCTACTACATTTTTCACCCCTGCCTGATGCAGGCTGATAACGTCCATGTATCCCTCAACTGCTATTATTTTTCCGCCTTCGATATTGTTCTTGGCGATATTAAGTCCGTAAAGATGGCTCCCTTTTGTAAATATTGTGTTTTCTGGAGAGTTTAAATATTTGGGATACTTGTCGCTTTTTTCAGTCAATCTGCCGCCAAAGCCTATCACCCGTCCGGTTACGGTAACTATCGGGAACATGATTCTGCTTCTAAACCTGTCATAATATCCGTTGTTTCTGTTGCTTTTTAATACAAGTCCCGATTCTATCATTTCCTGTGGGGCATATCCCTTGTCAACCAGAAACTTGTACAAACCGTCAAATTCTGCTGTGGAGTAACCAAGGGCAAAGCCCTTGATGGTTTCCTCTTGTATCCCCCTAGAAAAGAGATACCTTTGAGCGGGCAAATTTTTTATAAGCATTTTATGAAAATACAAGGCGGCATCTTTGTGCAGCTTGTATTGTCTCTCCCTTTTTATGCTTTCAGCATCGTTTTCAGCTGACGGATCCGGCAAATAAACATTTGCTCTTTGGGCTAAGTGTTTTATGGTATCGATAAAGCTTAAGTTCTCCATATCCATAACAAAAGTTATTAAATTCCCACCGGCACCGCATCCGAAGCAGTGATAGAGCTGTTTTTCAGCAGAAACGCTGAATGAAGGGGTTTTTTCGTTGTGAAACGGGCACCTGCCCATATGTTGGCTTCCAGATTTTTTTAAAGTGACATATTGGGAAATCACATCTATGATGTTATTGGCCTCAACCACCTGCTGAATTTGTTCTTCAGTATAACCTCTGCCCATTTGACCACCTGATTTTATCTGTTTTATTGCTGAATCTTGCTACTTGCCTTGTTTTCATAAGTTTAATATACCCTCCATGGTGAAGGTATAAACAAAGCACTGTAGCGGTTTACCGCATACCTGTCAGTCATCCCCGCTATGTAGTCAGTTACTACTCTTTCAATTTTTTCATTTTTAAGATTTTCTCTGCATTCATTTGACATGTCCTCTGGGTGATTAGTGAAGTAATTAAACAAAGAAAGTATTATATTCCCTGTTTTATCTTCTTCAGTCTTGGCTTTTGAGCCTATATAGACTGTATCAAAAAGGAAATTACGCAATTGATGCGTAGCATTTTTAACCTCTTCGCTCATAATTACGTAATCTTTCCCCCAGCTATTTTGAATAATATCGTGAATCATCCTATCAATTCGTTGTCGTTTGCCTTTGCCCAATACTCTAACGCATTCTGCAGGCAATTGACTTTCTGTCATTATTCCGGCTCTTTGAGCATCTTCTATATCGTGGTTTATATATGCAATACGATCTGAAAAATGTACGATTTGCCCTTCCAAAGTTTCAGGCGATTTACTTCCCGAATGATTTAGTATACCATCTCTAACTTCCCATGTCAAATTAAGCCCCTTGCCGCTTTCCAGCTCATCTACAACTCTCAGGCTCTGCTGTCTGTGCTTGAATCCGAATGAACATATCTGATCCAAAACCTTTTCGCCGGTATGCCCGAAAGGAGTGTGCCCCAAGTCGTGACCTAGCGCGATTGCCTCTGTTAAATCTTCATTAAGCTTAAGAGCCCTAGCCAAAGTTCTGGCTATCTGCGCTACCTCAAGGGTATGGGTCAATCTCGTTCTGTAATGATCTCCCTCAGGGGATATGAACACCTGTGTTTTATGCTTAAGCCTCCTGAATGCTTTTGAATGTACAATCCTATCCCTGTCTCTTTGAAAATCAGTCCTTATGTCGCAAGGTTCTTCGTAAATCTTTCTTCCCTTTGATTTTCTGCTCAAGACTGCGTAAGGTGAAAGTATATTATTTTCTACTCTTTCCCAATTCTCTCGTATAATCATGGCATTCCTCTCCAATACGGCTAATAGTTTTATTCACTATAAGATACCCAATTCCTTTTAATTTCAACAAAAAAAATCAGGGCCGTTTTCAGCCTTAAATTCCCTGTATCCCTCTAATGATAAAAACCGTCCCAATTCCTATCAATACCACATATGTAGGGTTCAACTTTCTGTACGCTGCCAATCCACATGCAAACACGGCCCCTATAGAAGCATATATGCTGTCTGTAGAACCGAATACTCCCGGAAATATCAAAGCGCCCAGCATGGTATATGGTATAAGGGAAAGAAACTTGTCCAATTTTTCAGGCAGGTCAAGTTCCTTCATAAATACCATGGGCAACATCCTCGGTATGTAGGTAACCAGGGCCATTCCAGCAACTGTAATCAATTCACTTTTCAACATCTTTTTTCTCCTCAATCAAAAAAGTGCCTGCAAATGCACAAACAAGAGACGAAGCAACAAGGCTCCATCCGCTGGGCTTTCCACTTGGCGTCATTATGGATACAATTACGCTATGCACGACTGCCGTTGAAAAAACCAGTACGCTAAGACCCTTAGAGTCTGAAATCCCCGGCACTAAAAGGGCTATGAACATGGCATAAAGCGCAACTCCCATTGATGCTTCGATAGCTTCTGGAAGAAAGCTTGAAAAAACTATCCCTAAGATTGATCCTGCTATCCAAAAGATATAGGGGGTAAGACCTACTGCAGCAAGATATCCTGCCGGAAGCTTAACGTAATTATCATCTAGCGAGCTGACTGAAAATGATTCATCTGTTATCCCAAAGGAGATTACCATCCGCTTTAACGTGTCTATTCCATGTTCCAG
Protein-coding regions in this window:
- the dnaG gene encoding DNA primase, yielding MGRGYTEEQIQQVVEANNIIDVISQYVTLKKSGSQHMGRCPFHNEKTPSFSVSAEKQLYHCFGCGAGGNLITFVMDMENLSFIDTIKHLAQRANVYLPDPSAENDAESIKRERQYKLHKDAALYFHKMLIKNLPAQRYLFSRGIQEETIKGFALGYSTAEFDGLYKFLVDKGYAPQEMIESGLVLKSNRNNGYYDRFRSRIMFPIVTVTGRVIGFGGRLTEKSDKYPKYLNSPENTIFTKGSHLYGLNIAKNNIEGGKIIAVEGYMDVISLHQAGVKNVVASLGTALTKGQGRLIKRYVDEVVLCYDGDEAGQRAMVRGIQVLEGLDLTIKVLRLPLGEDPDDFIKKEGLEAFKEALDKAVTTVEYRLDKLAENYDLNKTDQKIRFIKEASNIFKNMTDEIERELHLKKFAVKMGVEPGAIVREMKNKPEPKRHSDYKEKPKDIKKIKKNSGIKAQEKLLSILYSDFKKAQKIISNIDSGSFRPDLLKKTAEFAYESVRNGKVPDAARLISKLEDDRQIKYLSSLLMTAGDAGENLDDTIINCISTVKVFNIKEEISRLQEQMNDFSLNEEELNEIYCKIVDKKREIENLQHKGREEF
- a CDS encoding deoxyguanosinetriphosphate triphosphohydrolase, with product MIIRENWERVENNILSPYAVLSRKSKGRKIYEEPCDIRTDFQRDRDRIVHSKAFRRLKHKTQVFISPEGDHYRTRLTHTLEVAQIARTLARALKLNEDLTEAIALGHDLGHTPFGHTGEKVLDQICSFGFKHRQQSLRVVDELESGKGLNLTWEVRDGILNHSGSKSPETLEGQIVHFSDRIAYINHDIEDAQRAGIMTESQLPAECVRVLGKGKRQRIDRMIHDIIQNSWGKDYVIMSEEVKNATHQLRNFLFDTVYIGSKAKTEEDKTGNIILSLFNYFTNHPEDMSNECRENLKNEKIERVVTDYIAGMTDRYAVNRYSALFIPSPWRVY
- a CDS encoding AzlD domain-containing protein, whose amino-acid sequence is MLKSELITVAGMALVTYIPRMLPMVFMKELDLPEKLDKFLSLIPYTMLGALIFPGVFGSTDSIYASIGAVFACGLAAYRKLNPTYVVLIGIGTVFIIRGIQGI
- a CDS encoding AzlC family ABC transporter permease, with the translated sequence MGIRQGIKSAFPVCIGYLPLAIAYGVLGRAAGLSGALIVMMSILVYAGAAQFLSINMFATGVMPLEIILTTFIINSRHLIMSASLSRRLEHGIDTLKRMVISFGITDESFSVSSLDDNYVKLPAGYLAAVGLTPYIFWIAGSILGIVFSSFLPEAIEASMGVALYAMFIALLVPGISDSKGLSVLVFSTAVVHSVIVSIMTPSGKPSGWSLVASSLVCAFAGTFLIEEKKDVEK